TGTACAAGTGTTGATGTAAGGTTTAAAACCTATAAATACTTTAGCCAGAATAATAAAGGAGCGACTTGCATTTATTAGCAACACCTGTAAATAGATTATTTCGTAAATTAATGTTTGTCCTAATGTGTGCACAGTTGATTATGTAATACTAAATACAATTTTTACATTGCTTGGAAGATGTAATAGCGTTATTTCAAATTTCCATGTTTCATTTTTGCTTATCCATAGCCTGTAATGACTGCGAATTGTTACAACcagaataataatatttcaatatttcaatatttcaatatttcaagACTTTGACTGTTGGGTCAAATTTCTCATcagatttaaaacactttagGAAGAAAATCTGCTCGCTAACAGCAGCttgctttttaataaaaagagatATATTTAATTTCATGACTTATATTTTTTAGGTTTAATACTTCATAATATGTCATTGTGAAAGTTGGACAATAAGCTTCGCAGAAGTTAAAATAGTGCAGGAATTATTTATTAGCATTTGATACATTCAATGAACATTTAGTTGCAGGAATCGTTGATACGCCTCATGCTCATGAACCTCTGGCCACTCATGCCCATGTCCATGAAGTTCCTGTACTCTCCGGGCCTCATGTACATCTGCTTGCCTCTGAACTGGGGCTGCTCGTACATCAGCCAGTGTCCCTCCATCACGTTGCAGGACTGGCAGTCGGACATGCGGTAACGGTCCTGGATGTTGTCACAGTCGTCCATCAGCTCGTTCATCTGACCACCGAAGTTCTCCCTCTCGTAGATCTTCATCCTGAACTGACctctgtgctgttttttttggAGAGAagaacaataaatcaatatctTTATATAAAGTTTCTGGGGGTTGTCACCCATAGTAATCATATTATGACATATGCTGCTTTACACCTACCATGGGGATCATGCGGCAAGACTTGATGCAGTCCCTCATTCCCATCATGCTCATGTGGTCGGAGTACTCGCCCCTCTTCATGAAGAACTGGTTTCCCATGTAGTTGGAACGGTCGTACACCATGAAGCAGCCGCTCTCCACCCTGCAGGACTGGCACCTGTTCAGGTTGGAGGTCATGTCAGAGCAGTCGCTCATGCACTCATAGGAGCGACCCTGGAAGTTCTTCTCCTCGTAGAAGGTGATCTGAAAGAAGTGAATTGTAATGGTTAGAAATAACGCAGCTAGTTAAATATAGTGATCTAATTTTACAGACAGTAATTTATACTTAATAGTAGAAGATTTCTAAAGTACCTTGCCCCTCATGTTCATGCCGGTGTTGCTCATGTTGGCTGTAGATGTGTTTGTTGCTCCTACCTGGTTTAACCCTTTGCTTTTATACCGAACCAATGCAAAGAATCAGTGACCCCTCCCCCTCAGAGAACCCCCTTACTCAGCAAGTTACTATTGAAACCAACAGAATGCAGAGGTTACGTCCATTTTTTCAGCAACTGTGCATTCCCAACAGAGCTTGTGAATAGGGTGCCCCAAGTGACTAGTAAAAACTGTATGAACTGTATATTACATatcttttctgtatttggttatAGTGAGAATATGGTTTAACTTTTCAGCAGccacttttatatattttaaattgataGTAGTGATGGTGAAGTGCTTGTAGTAACTTGctcttaaaaataaatctgtgttcTCAAAATACAGCATGTGTTTGTTCTTCAATGAAACATTCAGACACAGAAACTTGTTTTATTATAacttttggattttattttctgtttgataaatgattaaattataCAACAGAGATGAATATAGTACAAAGTTAGGATTTTTATTTCACTTGGAGTCATAGGATACATgttatgaaatacatttataatattaaaatgcaaAGACATACTGTTTAAGATGAacataaatgacaaatgtttcatattatatgtCACATATCAATCACTTCAATGTGTGTACTGCCAAGGACCTATTTTCATTAAACTTGAGAAAAACTGATTTCCAAATAAATTAACTCAACAtttgtttatacattttgttgtttgtgtgacaACCAATGACAATCTACATAAATGAGTCACTGTATTatgtacattaataaaataatgagaTATAAAAggaattgttttacatt
This portion of the Cottoperca gobio chromosome 21, fCotGob3.1, whole genome shotgun sequence genome encodes:
- the LOC115026192 gene encoding gamma-crystallin M3-like, which gives rise to MSNTGMNMRGKITFYEEKNFQGRSYECMSDCSDMTSNLNRCQSCRVESGCFMVYDRSNYMGNQFFMKRGEYSDHMSMMGMRDCIKSCRMIPMHRGQFRMKIYERENFGGQMNELMDDCDNIQDRYRMSDCQSCNVMEGHWLMYEQPQFRGKQMYMRPGEYRNFMDMGMSGQRFMSMRRINDSCN